In Chryseobacterium gleum, a single genomic region encodes these proteins:
- a CDS encoding DUF2490 domain-containing protein, whose amino-acid sequence MKRFIGLGLLLGISFFKAQEHISSFNAVTLTYKFHPKFFLYAEGQLRGNEDYTYPDYYEIKGGVGYNLTKNHKPFVGLGRYVNYKDHSLSREEFRVWLQDVIDLKKGIVKFENRLRAEKSWFYEPKTDQTSQRMRYRYRLNVSVPLNAKTIKKGTVFANAYDEVFFVSPMKPTFARNRVYGGFGYQIDDYFGIVSGYLWQREFEAKGNKNLHFIYLALNINIDGTDHHTKTYDFPGAD is encoded by the coding sequence ATGAAACGTTTTATAGGCTTAGGCTTACTACTTGGAATTTCTTTCTTTAAAGCACAGGAACATATTTCCAGCTTCAACGCAGTAACTCTGACCTATAAGTTTCATCCTAAATTTTTCCTGTATGCAGAAGGACAGCTGCGTGGTAATGAAGATTATACTTACCCTGATTATTATGAAATAAAAGGAGGAGTAGGTTATAATCTTACTAAAAATCACAAACCTTTCGTAGGACTTGGAAGGTACGTTAATTATAAGGATCATAGTTTAAGCAGGGAAGAATTCAGAGTATGGCTTCAGGATGTTATTGATCTTAAAAAAGGCATCGTAAAGTTTGAAAACCGACTCCGCGCTGAAAAAAGCTGGTTCTATGAGCCTAAAACAGACCAGACATCTCAGAGAATGCGTTACAGGTATCGTCTGAACGTCAGTGTCCCTCTAAATGCCAAAACCATAAAGAAAGGAACTGTTTTTGCCAACGCTTATGATGAGGTTTTCTTTGTCTCTCCGATGAAGCCTACTTTCGCCAGAAACAGAGTCTATGGCGGTTTCGGCTATCAGATCGATGATTATTTTGGTATCGTAAGCGGATATCTGTGGCAGCGTGAATTCGAAGCAAAAGGAAATAAAAATTTACATTTTATTTACCTGGCATTAAACATTAACATTGACGGAACAGACCACCACACGAAAACTTACGATTTCCCGGGAGCAGATTAA
- a CDS encoding M48 family metallopeptidase, whose product MIFLLGYGAIKMLSIAVNYFTVLAAAGLLSVGIFVFIFLVKFIFRKNHYSTRHLLEVNRSHQPQLFAIIDEIVAETGVKAPQKVFLSPDVNASVSYNSIFWSMFLPVNKNLTIGVGLINSTSVGELRTILAHEFGHFSQKSMKVGGYVNQAEKIIFETVYNNKDYENFIMEFSGGNAIFKIFGLISVSFINAFQSVLKSISNFLFKNHASLQREMEYHADAISTYITNPDEQTSSLLRLELSDVAFNYSFNFYIGSNQKYLPKDLYKNQFSLMKILSERNNHPYVNGLPKIDAEDLTRYNKSRIEIEDQWTSHPDILKRVERIKTNKTRNIAADHRYAKEIISGFDKICEIMTSKYLTLHAVKNVGEVLEDETFIKLYLDDNIYKTLSSNFNGYYERHNPVIENIESVISDISSHHDVDLFSDKKVSLVYEKTGIENDIQTLQYLASYPKEIKTFRFDGTLYKAKDAASLIPNLESELKRVKDELLKNDKAIFQHYYHISNEDIKKQLLSKYRNFAVLDREFDVFQKSLNDFTAYLQFMTVTLPFEEIRQHRAKLLKAEEPFKQKTKELIENSAYKEALKADDKNLLQEFVNSEYIYFNKDKYLEHEVNAISIVVEKYQTLLNDHYLNSKLELLNFQAELNKN is encoded by the coding sequence ATGATATTCTTATTAGGATATGGAGCCATAAAAATGCTGAGTATTGCTGTTAATTATTTTACCGTTTTAGCGGCAGCAGGACTCTTAAGTGTAGGTATTTTTGTGTTTATATTTCTTGTTAAGTTCATTTTCAGAAAAAACCATTACAGTACCCGTCATTTACTGGAAGTGAACAGATCTCATCAGCCACAGCTGTTTGCGATCATTGATGAAATTGTGGCTGAAACAGGAGTGAAAGCGCCTCAAAAAGTTTTCCTTTCTCCGGATGTAAACGCCAGTGTAAGCTATAATTCTATTTTCTGGAGCATGTTTCTACCTGTTAATAAAAATCTGACAATTGGTGTTGGGTTGATCAACTCTACAAGTGTAGGAGAACTGAGAACAATTCTGGCTCATGAATTTGGGCATTTCTCTCAGAAAAGCATGAAAGTGGGTGGCTATGTGAATCAAGCTGAAAAAATAATTTTTGAAACCGTTTACAATAATAAAGACTACGAAAACTTTATAATGGAGTTTTCAGGAGGAAATGCCATTTTTAAAATTTTTGGTCTTATTTCTGTCAGTTTCATTAATGCATTTCAATCCGTTCTTAAAAGTATATCCAATTTTCTTTTTAAAAACCACGCTTCCCTTCAAAGAGAAATGGAATATCATGCAGATGCTATTTCAACATACATAACCAATCCTGATGAACAGACGTCATCTTTATTAAGGCTGGAATTAAGTGATGTTGCTTTTAATTATTCTTTTAATTTTTACATTGGAAGCAATCAGAAATATCTTCCGAAAGACCTGTATAAGAATCAGTTCTCTTTGATGAAAATTTTATCTGAAAGAAACAATCATCCTTACGTAAACGGACTTCCTAAAATAGATGCTGAAGATCTTACCCGCTATAATAAATCCAGAATAGAAATTGAAGATCAATGGACGTCACATCCCGATATTTTAAAAAGAGTTGAAAGGATTAAAACAAACAAAACCAGAAATATAGCAGCAGACCATAGATATGCAAAAGAAATAATCAGCGGATTTGATAAGATCTGCGAAATTATGACCTCAAAATATCTGACTCTACATGCTGTAAAAAACGTAGGTGAAGTATTAGAAGATGAAACTTTCATCAAACTTTACCTGGATGATAATATTTATAAGACGCTCAGTTCAAATTTTAATGGATATTACGAAAGACACAACCCTGTTATAGAAAATATTGAATCTGTCATTTCTGACATATCCTCTCATCATGATGTTGATCTTTTTAGTGACAAAAAAGTATCTTTAGTCTACGAAAAAACAGGAATAGAGAATGATATTCAGACACTGCAATATCTGGCTTCCTATCCGAAAGAAATAAAGACATTCAGATTTGACGGTACTCTATATAAAGCGAAAGATGCAGCAAGTCTTATTCCTAATCTTGAAAGTGAACTGAAGAGAGTAAAAGATGAACTTCTGAAAAATGATAAAGCAATTTTTCAGCATTATTACCATATTTCCAATGAGGATATTAAGAAACAACTTCTTAGCAAGTACAGGAATTTTGCAGTATTAGACAGGGAGTTCGATGTATTTCAGAAAAGTCTTAATGATTTTACGGCATACCTGCAGTTTATGACTGTTACTTTACCGTTTGAAGAAATCCGACAACACAGAGCCAAGCTTTTGAAGGCAGAAGAACCTTTTAAACAAAAGACTAAAGAGCTGATAGAAAACTCAGCTTACAAAGAAGCTTTAAAAGCTGACGATAAAAACCTTTTACAGGAATTTGTAAACTCTGAATATATCTATTTCAACAAAGACAAATACCTTGAGCATGAAGTAAATGCCATATCAATAGTGGTTGAAAAGTATCAGACACTACTGAATGATCATTATCTTAATTCTAAACTTGAGTTACTAAATTTTCAGGCAGAATTAAATAAGAATTAA
- a CDS encoding phosphohydrolase has product MTKEELLNKAIKIADKAHKGQTDKYHAPYIAHVMRVMNYGKTLDEKIVGVLHDVVEDHPQEFSLDYLRSEGFPEYIIFAISCLTKLDPEEDYDEFIKRTERSLLSVAVKLNDLRDNMDLRRVNRELTPKDIKRFNKYLKAYRYLIEKY; this is encoded by the coding sequence ATGACAAAAGAAGAATTACTGAATAAAGCAATCAAAATCGCCGATAAGGCTCATAAAGGACAAACCGATAAATACCATGCTCCATACATTGCCCATGTAATGCGTGTGATGAACTATGGTAAGACACTGGATGAAAAAATCGTAGGGGTACTGCATGATGTGGTAGAAGACCACCCACAGGAATTCAGTCTGGATTATTTGAGATCGGAAGGGTTTCCAGAATATATTATCTTCGCCATCAGCTGCCTTACAAAGCTGGATCCGGAAGAAGATTATGACGAATTTATCAAAAGAACAGAAAGATCTCTCCTTTCCGTTGCCGTAAAACTGAATGACCTTCGTGACAATATGGACCTTAGAAGGGTAAACCGAGAGCTTACTCCTAAGGATATCAAAAGATTCAATAAATATCTGAAAGCCTATCGTTATCTGATAGAGAAATATTAA
- a CDS encoding YegP family protein: protein MGKFIISKRSNGDFQFNLKAGNGQVILTSQGYSTKPSCENGITSVKTNAQEDSKFERNTANDGRCYFNLKAGNGQIIGTSQMYESDNGMENGIESVKNNAPHAHIEDETTM from the coding sequence ATGGGAAAATTTATTATCTCTAAACGATCAAACGGTGACTTTCAATTCAACCTTAAAGCAGGAAACGGTCAGGTTATTTTAACCAGCCAGGGATACAGCACCAAACCTTCATGCGAAAACGGAATTACATCGGTAAAAACCAACGCTCAGGAAGATTCAAAATTTGAAAGAAACACAGCCAATGATGGCAGATGTTATTTTAATCTGAAAGCAGGAAACGGACAGATCATAGGAACCAGCCAGATGTATGAATCTGATAATGGTATGGAAAACGGAATAGAATCTGTAAAAAACAACGCTCCGCATGCTCACATAGAGGATGAAACTACGATGTAA
- a CDS encoding acyl-CoA dehydrogenase family protein, whose protein sequence is MATLKGGEFLIKQIPANEIFSIEELNEEQKMLRDSAKEFIDREVVPQKERFEKKDYAFTEETMRKLGEMGMLGIAVPEEYGGLGMGFVTTMLACDYLSGTTGSLATAYGAHTGIGTLPIVLYGTEEQKKKYLPDLATGTKFGAYCLTEPDAGSDANSGKTRAKLSEDGKHYIINGQKMWISNAGFADTFTLFAKIDDDKNITGFVINKSELENPESLTFGEEEHKLGIRASSTRQVFFNDMKIPVENLLGERNNGFKIALNALNVGRIKLAAACLDAQRRILNHSIQYSNERKQFGVSISTFGAIRKKIAEMATGVFVSEAGSYRAAKNIQDKIDELVAAGLSHQEAELKGVEEFAVECSILKVFVSDLAQHTADEGIQVYGGMGFSEDTPMEAAWRDSRISRIYEGTNEINRLLAVGMLIKRAMKGELDLLSPAMAISKELMGIPSFEVPDYSEFMSEEKAIIANLKKVFLMVSGAALQKYMMDIEKQQHLLLNASEILNQIYMAESAVLRAEKHFSPDSVEAAMAQLNLYKAVEKIITAAKEGIVSFAEGDEQRMMLSGLRRFTKYTNHPNVVALTEKIAAHYIEKGSY, encoded by the coding sequence ATGGCTACATTAAAAGGCGGGGAATTCCTGATCAAACAAATTCCTGCAAATGAAATTTTCAGTATTGAAGAACTGAATGAGGAGCAAAAGATGCTTCGTGATTCGGCAAAAGAATTCATAGACAGAGAGGTAGTTCCTCAAAAAGAGCGTTTCGAAAAGAAAGATTATGCATTTACAGAAGAAACTATGCGTAAACTGGGAGAAATGGGAATGTTGGGGATTGCTGTTCCTGAAGAATACGGAGGTCTTGGAATGGGATTTGTGACTACAATGCTTGCCTGCGATTATCTTTCCGGAACAACGGGTTCTTTGGCAACAGCTTACGGAGCACATACCGGAATCGGAACTCTTCCTATCGTTCTTTACGGAACCGAAGAGCAAAAGAAAAAATATCTTCCGGATTTAGCAACAGGAACAAAATTCGGAGCTTACTGTCTGACAGAGCCTGATGCTGGTTCTGATGCCAACTCAGGAAAAACAAGAGCAAAACTTTCCGAAGACGGAAAACATTATATCATCAACGGGCAGAAAATGTGGATCTCTAATGCAGGATTTGCAGATACATTTACATTATTCGCTAAAATTGATGATGATAAAAATATCACAGGATTTGTAATCAACAAATCTGAGCTTGAAAACCCTGAAAGTTTAACTTTCGGTGAAGAAGAGCATAAATTGGGTATCCGTGCTTCATCTACACGCCAGGTTTTCTTCAATGACATGAAGATCCCTGTAGAAAATCTTTTAGGAGAAAGAAACAATGGTTTTAAAATCGCTTTAAATGCATTGAACGTAGGCCGTATCAAGTTAGCAGCAGCGTGTCTTGATGCACAGAGAAGAATCTTAAACCACTCTATCCAGTATTCTAACGAAAGAAAGCAGTTTGGTGTATCCATTTCCACATTCGGGGCTATCAGAAAGAAAATTGCTGAAATGGCAACCGGAGTGTTTGTAAGTGAGGCTGGTTCTTACAGAGCTGCTAAAAATATTCAGGATAAAATTGATGAATTGGTAGCAGCCGGATTAAGCCACCAGGAAGCAGAATTAAAAGGTGTTGAAGAATTTGCTGTAGAATGTTCAATCCTGAAGGTATTTGTGTCTGACCTTGCTCAGCATACTGCAGATGAAGGAATTCAGGTATACGGAGGGATGGGATTCTCTGAAGATACGCCTATGGAAGCAGCATGGAGAGACTCAAGAATTTCAAGAATTTATGAAGGGACAAACGAAATCAACAGATTATTAGCTGTAGGAATGCTTATCAAGAGAGCAATGAAAGGTGAATTAGACCTCTTGTCTCCTGCAATGGCTATCAGCAAAGAATTGATGGGTATTCCTTCATTTGAAGTTCCTGATTACTCAGAATTCATGAGTGAGGAAAAAGCAATTATCGCAAATCTTAAGAAAGTATTCTTAATGGTTTCCGGAGCTGCTCTTCAGAAATATATGATGGATATTGAGAAACAACAGCATTTATTATTGAATGCCTCTGAAATCCTGAACCAGATCTATATGGCAGAATCTGCTGTGTTAAGAGCAGAAAAACATTTCTCTCCTGATTCTGTAGAAGCAGCTATGGCTCAGCTGAACCTTTACAAAGCTGTTGAGAAGATTATCACTGCGGCTAAAGAAGGAATTGTATCTTTCGCTGAAGGAGACGAGCAGAGAATGATGCTTTCAGGATTAAGAAGATTCACGAAGTATACCAACCATCCGAATGTAGTAGCTTTAACCGAAAAAATTGCTGCTCATTATATTGAAAAAGGATCTTATTAG
- a CDS encoding four helix bundle protein, producing MNDFKRHNFKKLKIWQMSMELSRLTLDLTDTFPTYEKYGLKNQMDRCAISIPSNIAEGSSRTNKSFSHFLDVSLGSSFELQTQILLANHRKYLSDEKTEIFEIKIEEFQKATMVFQNTLNKD from the coding sequence ATGAATGATTTTAAGAGGCACAATTTTAAGAAGCTTAAAATTTGGCAAATGAGTATGGAATTATCAAGATTAACTTTAGATCTTACAGATACTTTTCCGACTTATGAAAAGTATGGTTTGAAAAATCAAATGGACAGATGTGCAATTTCAATTCCATCAAATATAGCTGAAGGTTCAAGCAGGACAAATAAGTCTTTTAGTCATTTTTTAGATGTTTCTTTAGGTTCTTCATTTGAATTGCAAACACAAATATTGTTAGCAAATCATAGAAAATATTTATCTGATGAAAAAACTGAAATCTTTGAAATTAAGATTGAAGAATTTCAAAAAGCAACAATGGTATTTCAGAATACTTTAAACAAAGACTAA
- a CDS encoding acetyl-CoA C-acyltransferase, which translates to MSKTAYIVKGFRTAVGKAPKGSLRFTRPDVMAATVIEKLMAELPQLDKNRIDDLIVGNAMPEAEQGLNVARLISLMGLNTDKVPGVTVNRYCASGSEAIAIASAKIQAGMADCIIAGGTESMSYIPMGGYKPVPETDIAKTNPDYYWGMGYTAEEVAKQYKITREEQDQFAFESHMKALKANQEGRFANQIVPIPVEYNFLDENQKLQTKKFDFSVDEGPRADTSLAGLAKLRPVFANGGSVTAGNSSQMSDGAAFVMVMSEEMVKELGLEPEARLVAYAAAGLEPRIMGMGPIYAIPKALKQAGLELKDIDLIELNEAFASQSVAIKKELGLNPDILNVNGGAIALGHPLGCTGTKLTVQLLDEMRKRGNKYGMVSMCVGTGQGAASIFELL; encoded by the coding sequence ATGTCAAAGACAGCATACATAGTAAAAGGATTCAGAACAGCAGTAGGAAAAGCGCCAAAAGGCTCTCTGCGTTTTACACGTCCTGATGTGATGGCGGCTACCGTTATTGAAAAATTAATGGCTGAGCTTCCGCAATTAGATAAAAACAGAATTGATGACCTTATCGTAGGAAATGCAATGCCTGAAGCTGAACAAGGGCTGAACGTTGCACGTCTGATCTCTCTGATGGGATTAAATACCGATAAAGTTCCGGGAGTTACCGTAAACAGATACTGTGCTTCAGGAAGTGAGGCGATTGCCATTGCTTCTGCAAAAATTCAGGCTGGTATGGCGGATTGTATCATCGCAGGCGGTACCGAATCAATGTCATATATTCCAATGGGAGGTTATAAGCCTGTCCCTGAAACGGATATCGCAAAAACAAATCCTGACTATTACTGGGGAATGGGTTACACTGCTGAAGAAGTGGCGAAACAATATAAGATAACAAGAGAAGAACAGGACCAGTTTGCTTTTGAATCTCACATGAAAGCTTTAAAAGCGAATCAGGAAGGCAGATTTGCCAACCAGATCGTGCCGATTCCTGTAGAATATAACTTTCTTGATGAAAATCAGAAACTACAAACTAAAAAGTTTGATTTTTCAGTTGATGAAGGTCCAAGAGCTGATACTTCTTTAGCTGGCCTGGCAAAATTAAGACCAGTATTTGCCAACGGAGGAAGCGTAACTGCCGGAAACTCTTCTCAGATGAGTGACGGAGCAGCTTTCGTAATGGTAATGAGTGAGGAAATGGTAAAAGAATTAGGATTAGAGCCTGAAGCAAGATTAGTAGCTTATGCAGCTGCCGGACTTGAGCCAAGAATCATGGGAATGGGGCCTATCTACGCTATCCCGAAAGCGTTGAAACAAGCAGGTCTTGAATTAAAAGATATCGATTTGATCGAGCTTAACGAAGCTTTCGCCTCTCAGTCAGTGGCGATCAAGAAAGAATTAGGTTTAAATCCTGACATTTTAAATGTAAACGGAGGAGCTATCGCCCTTGGTCACCCGCTTGGATGTACAGGAACAAAGCTTACCGTTCAGCTTCTTGACGAAATGAGAAAGCGTGGCAACAAATACGGAATGGTTTCTATGTGCGTAGGAACCGGACAGGGAGCAGCTTCTATTTTCGAACTCCTTTAA